A stretch of Aedes aegypti strain LVP_AGWG chromosome 2, AaegL5.0 Primary Assembly, whole genome shotgun sequence DNA encodes these proteins:
- the LOC5577050 gene encoding vacuolar protein sorting-associated protein 51 homolog, whose product MSEKSSNPYDMDSSSFDSDRYLQKLLKECSLKQIMDTEAAIVRQTQTLHSDMQTLVYENYNKFISATDTIRKMKTDFKSMETEMNLLVSNMASITECSEKITDTLQETRTQLTRLSGKHQLLKKLQFLSSLPAKLKTLIEEGNYQQAVQEYSHAQKVLQQYGNQPSFQGIQEDCVKILDDLKRLLKQEFQKTGKTAQSLTEIGELLLQLDEKPSALAKEMLECATKRLHEQLVMLQDQTDRDMIEFIDLGIEGFLNDLTLVISSYNDMFLVKHIEQEVDDFEIIARMDLNEFVNRNIDEYLALVQDRAEVEIGHGDSQIILRGLDRLHRRLTAMKSLCKALDMNKSGIDIIINAAYYLCKSHMKSLKDHFSDNLSSIRLALVSAKSDTSSSSSNSTHSGLKELITNLYVSTMEKVKGLLQDLLIFLQSDWSFNLKTDPKGAACIESIRENLLVGFLRHISSTMNAFGSLNSSSPPTLLLILSKMCLEMDKSGVHVLISLVDELYDIDSENSTTLVHETELCSEMRDSAQHLLDSYVRLQGLNLSQMLRKSVETRDWLNCLEPRSVRAVMKRVVEELAAIDLVLGELYDTSELRTAASSDSSRKTHFSLTASKQSQYRSTWSTYTPSQMDSSFVSNIHRLFSEKIEIFSSVEFSKVSIITGIIKICLKTLLECVRLRTFSKYGLQQIQVDAHYLQMNLWRFVTDENLIHVLLDEILGSAVLRCLEPILMEPNAVEIICERN is encoded by the exons ATGAGCGAGAAATCCAGCAATCCATACGATATGGATAGTTCCAGTTTCGATTCGGATCGCTACTTGCAGAAGCTGTTGAAg gaatgctCCCTCAAGCAAATAATGGACACCGAGGCGGCCATCGTCCGCCAGACGCAAACCCTGCATAGCGACATGCAAACCCTGGTGTACGAAAACTACAACAAGTTCATCTCGGCCACGGACACGATCCGGAAGATGAAAACCGACTTCAAGAGCATGGAAACGGAAATGAATCTGCTGGTGTCGAACATGGCCTCGATAACGGAGTGCAGCGAGAAGATTACGGACACGCTGCAGGAGACTCGGACCCAGTTGACGAGGCTCTCGGGGAAGCACCAGCTGCTGAAGAAGTTGCAATTCCTGTCGTCGCTTCCGGCCAAGTTGAAGACGTTGATCGAAGAGGGGAACTACCAGCAGGCGGTTCAGGAGTATTCCCATGCCCAGAAGGTGCTGCAGCAGTACGGCAATCAGCCGTCGTTTCAGGGCATTCAGGAGGATTGCGTGAAGATCTTGGACGATTTGAAGCGCTTGCTGAAGCAGGAGTTCCAGAAGACCGGAAAGACGGCCCAATCGCTGACGGAGATCGGGGAACTGCTGCTGCAGCTGGATGAAAAGCCGTCTGCGCTGGCCAAGGAGATGTTGGAGTGCGCTACGAAGAGACTGCACGAGCAGCTGGTTATGCTGCAGGATCAGACCGATCGGGATATGATCGAGTTTATCGATTTGGGGATCGAGGGATTCTTGAATGATTTGACGTTGGTGATCAGCTCTTATAATGATATGTTCCTTGTGAAGCATATCGAACAGGAAGTTGATGATTTCGAAATTATCGCCCGGATGGATTTGAATGAGTTTGTCAATCGGAACATCGATGAGTATTTGGCTTTGGTGCAGGACCGAGCGGAAGTTGAGATTGGTCACGGAGATTCGCAGATCATTTTGAGAGGGCTGGATCGATTGCACCGAAGATTGACGGCAATGAAGTCGTTATGCAAGGCGTTGGATATGAACAAATCGGGAATCGATATCATTATCAACGCTGCTTACTATTTGTGCAAGTCCCACATGAAGTCACTGAAGGATCACTTCTCGGACAATCTCAGTTCGATTCGGTTGGCTTTGGTCTCCGCCAAGTCGGACACTTCATCATCGTCGTCGAATTCTACCCATTCCGGTCTCAAAGAGCTAATCACGAATCTGTACGTTTCGACCATGGAGAAAGTGAAAGGGCTCCTTCAAGATTTGCTCATTTTCCTCCAATCGGATTGGTCTTTCAATCTGAAAACTGATCCCAAGGGAGCTGCATGCATCGAAAGCATCCGAGAGAACCTCCTGGTAGGATTTTTGCGACACATTTCCAGCACCATGAACGCCTTTGGAAGCCTCAACTCCTCCAGCCCACCGACCCTGCTATTGATTCTGTCCAAGATGTGCCTGGAGATGGACAAAAGCGGAGTTCATGTCCTAATCTCACTGGTGGACGAACTCTACGATATCGACTCGGAAAACAGCACCACTTTGGTGCACGAAACGGAGCTCTGCTCGGAAATGCGTGACTCGGCTCAGCATCTCCTGGATTCGTACGTTCGCCTCCAAGGGCTGAATCTGTCGCAGATGCTTCGTAAAAGTGTCGAAACGCGAGACTGGCTCAACTGCTTGGAACCCCGTTCGGTTCGAGCGGTCATGAAGCGCGTCGTGGAAGAACTGGCCGCCATTGACCTTGTGCTCGGCGAACTGTACGACACCAGCGAGTTGCGCACGGCAGCCAGCAGCGATTCCAGCCGGAAAACCCATTTCAGTTTGACCGCATCGAAACAGTCCCAGTATCGGTCCACGTGGTCCACCTACACGCCTTCGCAGATGGACAGCAGCTTCGTGTCCAACATCCATCGACTGTTCTCGGAGAAGATCGAAATCTTCAGTTCGGTCGAGTTCTCCAAGGTTTCGATCATAACCGGAATCATAAAGATCTGCCTGAAGACGCTTCTGGAGTGCGTTCGGCTGAGGACATTCAGCAAGTATGGGTTGCAGCAAATTCAGGTGGACGCACATTATCTGCAGATGAATCTGTGGAGGtttgtgacggatgagaa TTTGATTCACGTTCTGCTGGATGAAATACTTGGATCTGCGGTTCTGCGATGCCTGGAGCCGATCCTCATGGAGCCAAATGCCGTTGAAATCATCTGTGAAAGGAACTAG